The window AGTTAAATCATTCTACAACTTAAAAAAATAATTTAATTATTTTTTAGAAGAATATGACTCAAAAAACCCTCTCTTCACTCCGACGAAGAGAGGGTTTTTAATTAGTTACATCAATTAAATTAAGCCTTGATAAATTCAAGGCTTTTTTAGTTGATAATAATTATAATTTGAGTCACCTGTCTACTATCTGAGTTTAATATTTTTATTGTTAAGTTTTTGAAGTTAAATATTTCATCGACTTTAGGAATATATCCTAATTCATTAATAATCCAACCGTTCACACTATTACAATCGGCATCGATCTTAATATTAAGAGTATCAGATAGTTTAGTTAAACTTGTTTGGCCATTAAATAAGTAGGTATTTTCATTAAGTTGTTTGTAGTCATGAATGACTGTATCATGTTCATCCCAAATATCACCCACTAAAACCTCTAAAATATCTTCGAGTGTTACAATACCAAGTGTTCCGCCATACTCATCAGAGATTACAGCAAGTTGTGTTTGAGTTTGTTGAAAGGTAAGAAGAAGCTTAGAAATTTTACTATTAGCGGTCTTATAAATAATTGGCTTAATTAACTGAGATAAAGAGTAAGTGGGTAAATCTTTATATAGGTTAAAATCTTTTTCATGTAAGATTCCAATAATATGATCAATATTTTCTTGATAAACGGGTAAACGACTAAATCCAGTGGTGTAAAACAATGATTGAATCGTTTCTTTTGACGTATCGAGATTAATAGCAATTAATTGAACACGTGGTGTTAAAATATCATCAGCGCATAATTGATTAAACTCAATAGCTGATTTAATTAATTTACTTTCTGTTTCACTAAAGTTACCGTTATGCTTCGCTTCATCAATTAACATTTTAATTTCTTCAGGAGTAATCGATTCAGAACTATCAAAAGAAAAAATGTTAGAAAGTAGTTTTTTCCATTGAGTAAAGATAAAATTTAAAGGCGATAAAATAATGATAAAAAACTTAAGCAGTGGCATTGATAGCATTGCCCATTTCTCTGGAACCTCTCTAGCCAAACTTTTAGGAGAAATTTCTCCAAAAATAAGAATAAGAATAGTCATTACAAGAGTGGAAATACTGACTCCCGTTTTCGGGAAATAAGTTGTAAATAAAATAGTCGCTAATGAAGCTGATAAAATATTAACAATGTTATTTCCAATTAAAATAGTTGAAAGTAATTGATCATATTGCTTTAGAACATTCAATACTTGTTGTGCCCGTTCATGACCACTATTCGTTAAGTGCTTCAATCGAATTTTATTGAGTGATGAAAAAGCTGTTTCTGTCGCTGAAAAGTAAGCTGACATCATAATTAAGAAAATGAGAGTAAAAATGATTAACGGTTGCTTATCCATCATATAATCACATCCTTGTACCTATGTAAGTAATCAAAATTTTCTACAAATGAAAGACTTTTATCAAATAACCTAATGAGGAGTCAAAACCTAAGAGTCGAATTGTTGTCTATCATCTTTTAGGTAAATGTCTTTAATGAGATAAAACTAATTTGAATGGAAATAGACTAGTAGTATATATGTGGATTTAATATAAAATATGTGTTTTTGTTTTATCCTCAAAAACTGAAAAATATGGTAATCTATTAGTACAATCAATAAGGGGGATCATAATGAAACAAATCAAACAATCTATAAATTATAAGTGGCTAAATAGTTTAATTTTTTTAATTGGAGTATTAGTTACGGTACGTATTTTTATTCTTATTTTTCCGATTGTTAAACCTATCTTCTCTGCGATCTATATGATTATCTGTCCTTTTTTAATTGCTACATGTATCGCCTATCTTTTGAATCCAATTGTTGATTTCTTTTGTCGTTTGAAAATTAAACGTTCATATTCAATTTTGATGACGTTTGTTTCGATTATTGGAGGAATCGTTTATGCTATTTTTAGTTTAATTCCAAATTTAGTGATAAGTGTACAAGACATTATGAATCAAGTTCCGACGCTTATGGTGAAAGTAGAGAACTTATTAAAGTCATGGCAATTTGATTATGTCAAACTTTATCAATATGACTTCAGTCACTT of the Turicibacter sp. TJ11 genome contains:
- a CDS encoding HlyC/CorC family transporter, which gives rise to MMDKQPLIIFTLIFLIMMSAYFSATETAFSSLNKIRLKHLTNSGHERAQQVLNVLKQYDQLLSTILIGNNIVNILSASLATILFTTYFPKTGVSISTLVMTILILIFGEISPKSLAREVPEKWAMLSMPLLKFFIIILSPLNFIFTQWKKLLSNIFSFDSSESITPEEIKMLIDEAKHNGNFSETESKLIKSAIEFNQLCADDILTPRVQLIAINLDTSKETIQSLFYTTGFSRLPVYQENIDHIIGILHEKDFNLYKDLPTYSLSQLIKPIIYKTANSKISKLLLTFQQTQTQLAVISDEYGGTLGIVTLEDILEVLVGDIWDEHDTVIHDYKQLNENTYLFNGQTSLTKLSDTLNIKIDADCNSVNGWIINELGYIPKVDEIFNFKNLTIKILNSDSRQVTQIIIIIN